The genomic window acgcgaACTACAGGGCTTACGGCGATtctgaacgtcatctgcaaggcagatgaattttcactgagaagcttttcatgcagaaatatactcttagtgtttgccaaatcactgccgataaATACttcattctaattgaaaaaacatgtttctaaatgtttgagCTTTTTATTGGGACCATCGGTGTGATAGGCTGAGTTTCCTTTCTGAAAAAATTAACCCGATTTAAGAaaccttaaataaaataaaaattcaacaacggttccccaaacctaattgattatttataattttcactgttGGAaaaaatactcacaaacaaagtcCGATTTTCAGGAACAACCTTTTCATTTATCTTAAACAAATCCTCTGCACACGACAGAGGAAAGTAAGATCTGACTGAGCATGCTGCAGCATCTTGTTGAACCAACTTGCTCATCACCACTTTTGTGTCTGCAAGTGCAGTCATCACTGCAGTATTCTGAGAAGACATTAAGGCTAAAGAAAAGTTGAAAAGTTGAATTTAAGTATATGTAATATATAGAAAATATTTAACACTCTTACACAAAATGGTCTCCTTCAGGTTTCCGACTGATTCTGGAAGTAAAAGcaacaataattattttgtcAATTGCAAGCAAACAGGTAAAATTAATTGCAATAACTTTTgagtttaaattgaaatttttgatcatCTTTTGTCATTTTCTGAACTTGACTGGAAAAAGTGTAGacttataacaaaaattattttattatccgGGATCGTAAATGGAATATGCAGCCAAATCATCAAAATATCAACAACCACAAAATTTTAAACTCTTTTACTGTTAAGTATCATTGCCCCGGTATTGTTGGTATACATATCAGATACCTACCACGCTtcatacatacaaaaattacCCTCTATACACTGAAtaactttttcttaaaaatttgttgtatatttcatttaaatcggccgTACGGTGAAAATTTGCGTGTGGCTTATTTatatggtaaaagtctagttgagggatcgactgctaatacgcgtccaaaaatatcgaatgaGGTGTTAAACGAGGCGTCTTGacttcagtattaataatccgaaggcggaaaagaaaaactttaactcgttcaaaagatattaacgtaaAGCCGAAAAATTACCCACGGGTTCCTCCGAAATTTTGAGAACAGCTGTCTGCGATAAGGggcttcggccgcgattataaaaaattaacctggccggtccaccaatgggctgggataaaaaaaaaatgcgtgcaaaatccctttgagCACACACTTTTTTTCAGTGCATAACAACCATTGCCAAatccaactgcaaatatctccggacagagatacaattttgcttttcgccttcggattattgttgttgaggtcctttgacacctctctcgatattctcgacgcgtgttagcagtcgacccctcaactagactattaccagaacttttaaattgcctctaGTAAAAGCGGAACGTTAGCAAAGGTaaaagggtaatatacttgcaacatttagacgtgtCTAATCAGCTAACACATGTTGTAAAGTAAAAACCTGTAGCACAATATACTACCTATTTTATTATAGTCAAACGATGTAAACCCTTAAAGTATGAGATTTTCttctcaaaatataaacaatttgtttacaaaatttttcgaTATGACAGAAGATTACCTAGTTAGAGAACGCTTAGTACCGATGGTACTATCGAATTGCATTGAATTGGACTGAAATTATAGGCCCGACACATAAGATTTTGTATGCATCATAGTAAGCTGACGGATGAGTGCATTTATACTCGAATTTCGCGGGGGAGCGGCAAATAGCCTAAAACTGTGACTACCATGCCCGTCAAATAACTTACCTTGCAAATTTGTTATCTTTGCATCCAGCGCCTTGCATCCTGCACACTCTGCAACTTGTGACTTTTTATCTAAAAAAGAATACTTGAGTTGATGATATCTtattcatatgtatatgtgaTGAAACTTACAAGAGGATGATGGTACGTTCTCGACGTTGCTGAAGGATACGCGCTTTACTTCTTTTGGCATGATTGTTATATTTATTGTCAAAGTTTACTGTATGTTAATTTAGTTAAAAGTAGGGAAATTAATATTTTGCTGCATATGATTTCGAATCACCAAACAAAGCAAACTATTAATTTCCCTAATGTGTTCAATTTAAGTTGAGTTAAAAAGTGCCATGTAACAATGGCAGCAATAATATGCTATCAATATGAGGGAGACCTACTAGTTTACATTCTATTTCTTCAATAGGATATTGGGTTTCCTCGTCTATGAGTGTGAAGTCGCCCACGCAAATACGAAGAGACATGGAGTCAATTGGTTCTAAAAAGAAACTTCTCAAATTTGCAAACTCTTTCCCTATTATAAAACGTTTGTCTTCTGAAAACCCTGTAATTTCTATTGGTTTGAATGGTTTAATAAGGCAGAAGCTATCTGGCTTTTTAGAAGAAAAGACACAATCCTGGAAAAAATAACACAAACCTCTGCCCCTCAAAGTTTTAAAGCCCTGATGCTTTTCATTTGCTAGCAACGTTTCATGACTGACTCGATTTATTATTTGTGGAAGAATTTGAGTTGGCTTTTTGACatacttttttaatgtttgtaaataattttcgaaatcgtAAGCTGAAAAACTTGATAACAGACCAATTGATTCAACACTCTCCGTTAGATGTAGTAAATGATGAACGTTATGAGTAACACTGGAATCCCCGAATATAGTTGagaaattttcaacaaataaagatAACATATTTTTTGCAATTCCCAAATTATCTAAATATGATTTGGGGCAAAGGAGCATCCTATACGCACAGAATAGAAGCAAAAATTGATAATGTAAGTCACCATGAACATTGTCTTTCAGAATAAGGACCCCTGTATATAACAGAAATTGGCGAAACTCAGTTGCCTTTCAATTTGAGATTTCATCGAACGATCTGGGCTTACGGGCGAATTCCTTCGTTACGAACGGTGCTAGAGAGACTCAAAATTGTGACATATgtttctttttaagcttttcaacttttatatttatatcgTCTTGTATAATTCTTTTTAAAAAGTTTCGCATTATCCCCAAATCCACCAAATGCATACTATCTATTGCTACTTGGCTTATCATTTTTACCCCAATTTTTTCTAGTGGAGTCTTTGAATTCCTAAATTTCGGGACATGATGTGTTTTATATCTTCTGGTTAAAAAGTCATTGTCAGTTACCAAATTTCCAGGCACAGAAGAATATACCATTACATGGTTTACTTTAATCCCGATTTGCGTACACTTGCTGCAACCATGAGAAGCTGAATGATAAGGTGTACCGCAAACAAACGCTTTCGCGGGAGCGTCACACACAATTGACCTTATCAGAACTTTTAACAATTTGCCACCTATTTCAATGCCATTTTCTAAGATATTCTCCATTTCCGTAACAAAAGGATTTAAAAATTCCGAAACATCGTTTGGCTTTTTATTTCCAACATATATACCGACAGGAAAAACACAAACAGTGCTAAaacccagggatgcaccttaacgttaagctaatcgtttatcaaaaaatttccaccgtttccgttgaaacacttcgaaatattatcgataaagaaattatcaagataaattgtatctcgtttttaaccgaaacgaaaagctttcgtttacgttaaaaacgttaacaaaaacgtgatactttatgtttgaattgtgctggcaatgctatagccatggtgaagcggtaaggtggtaacaacgagggcacatacacacacaaactccatgtaatttgtttgtgtaattcgttggtggtaatgtcaaaaatactctgagaaatgttcgtactgtcaaaattcatgagaaaagttgcaatcagcttggcgaatgctttcacctttaatgactccgccatcaatcagctttgccagcatagttttaaattaataatcaacataaacgatttgatttcgttttgatatggcagaaaccgaaacgaaatcatttcgctaatttgacgtttttaacgttaataaacgaaacgaaatgactttgtttcgtttattaacgttaattatcgtaacgaaatgatatcggttcgttggttaagcatgcctgctaaaaCCAACTAGCCGCACCAATATtggccacaattgaatgcgagagcTTCTGAATAATGGCAACCCATCAATGTTTATGTCTATATAAAAGGTgtcaatttctttaaatatgtatgcaattttCTCCAATTGCTTTCTCAAACCAACATGGCAATAGAGTCCTGGTGGAACGGATTTAGTAACAGCGATTTCTCTTCTTTTGGCATAGAGTGTTTCGGCGCTTCTTGGTACATCTAGATTCTCTTCTTGTAAAATACTAAGAAGGCTCTCAAATGCTCTACGTGATGGTCTAAAAGTAGTAAACCATTCCAGGATTTTTTCCTTAAAGGAACGCTGCAGTTTGCCTTCAACTGAATTTCCACTATCTACATTCATAGCTCCATCTGAACAATCACTTTCCGCACATTCATACTTAGTAGGCAAACTCCCTATATCGCCAACTCCACTTATGCTAGTACCGCATTCCTCCACAGAGGATTTTAATGGCCCTGCTTCATCATTACTAGAAACTGGTATAAACAAAGTCCTAGCGTACATTTCCCTTTGCTTCTTGAAAAGTCTTCTCATATTATGTTTGCTACTCATTGTTACATGCAATTTTCAACTCACCAAAATCGCAAAACaccacaaaatttatatttttaattttattttttattatttttataaggcACGAGCAAAATGTTTCCACTTTTTCGTACACGCTTGATAATTTGGAATGTATACTGAAAAAATTAGATGTGTATACGCAAGCCGTTTATCGATTATTGCGCTTGCCAACGATAGATCGAAAAAATGTAGTCGGATAATATGATCGTCCGCGCTCGTGTTATGTTTTTCTTAAAACAGCTGTTGTTATATTACAACTATAACAAACTTTTTATGGAATAGCCACAGTATTTTGTTTTCCAAATAATATATAAAGCTTTACATGTAAAAACACCAATGCGGTAACGACAGAAAGCAAATCGATAGGTTGAATACAGCAGCAAAGGcataaagcaaagcaacgcgAGCAAAAAATTTACATGGATCGCCTTTCTGCGTTGattttaagggcgaattaatggtgacttataaccataaagccataaacAGATAAAACaactgatcacacctaccttgtGCAAATCAATGTAATctagttagcgttatggtatggcaccattaatcgattacattgatttccataaggtagattagttcagctgttttatctggttatggctttatggctatgtcaccattaattcgccctttaaacTATGAAACGTCTTGCTGCTTTAATACAAGCACAGATTTAGCTGCACTACACTACGCGGCAAAATCTTCTTTGCATGCATTATTATGGACAAAGTCCAAAAAGTCTAGCGCCgttgccgctacatgtcgcgtaTGTAAGTCCGCCTTACTTTTATTGACGATATATCTATACTATTTTCATGCATAAAAATTACAATCGCcttttaaatgaaatttctataaaaatgtTTGAACATCAAATTTTTTTCACTGAACTGGAACTTATTTACACACAGTCgtattcttaaaattttgaacaGTATACTTTTACGGGAACCCAAAACTTAATGGTTTAGGGTAATATAAGGTAGCGCGTAAAGGTTAGAAATGCTTACTTATATCGCACAAa from Eurosta solidaginis isolate ZX-2024a chromosome 3, ASM4086904v1, whole genome shotgun sequence includes these protein-coding regions:
- the LOC137245548 gene encoding uncharacterized protein isoform X1 — protein: MPKEVKRVSFSNVENVPSSSYKKSQVAECAGCKALDAKITNLQESVGNLKETILSLMSSQNTAVMTALADTKVVMSKLVQQDAAACSVRSYFPLSCAEDLFKINEKVVPENRTLFISTLRNLLQNSVNKNLHKVLSSAVIMDYNVDGTHGKKGLKEHAKFYSVFLESIISLTSNDEPEEQLRKAMQLHKKRVFQKKGGMAKTVKPFPERLD